The sequence below is a genomic window from Nostoc flagelliforme CCNUN1.
CAAGTTCTAAGGCTTTTATACATAAAGGTTCCGCTTCATTGTAACGCCCCTGCTCTCTGTACATATAACCAAGAGCATAGATAGTATCTGCTAAAAGCGGATGCGCCTTTTGCAATAGACGTTGCTTGAGTTCCAATGATTCCAAAAACAAAGATTCAGCTTGATCGTAGCGTCCTTGAGCGCGGTATATCAATCCCAAATTGTGCAAATCTGTTGCAACATCAGGATTATCTTCTCCCAGAAATCGCTTATCTAGCTCTATTGCTTGTTGCGACAGCGGTTCAGCTTCAGTATATCGTCCTTGATGATAATAAAGTAGCGCTAAATTATTCAGTATAAAAGTGAAAGAAAGATGATTTTCACCAACCAAACGTTTTTCGAGTTCTAATGATTGCAGATACAGAGGTTCTGCTTCTTCATAACGTCCTTGTTCATCATATAGTAATGCCAAATTGTTGAGACTGGCGACAACATCGGCATGGTTTTCTCCTAACAGGTGTTTTCTCAGTTCCAAAGCTTCTTGATATAAAAGTTCCGCTTTAGTATATTGTCCAGTAGATTTGTAGAGTCCCGCCAAATTATTCAGGCTAGTAGCAAAAGAAGGATGGTTCTCTCCTAGCAGGCGTTTCCTCAGTTCTAAGGCTTGTTGATACAATGGTTCGGCTTCGCTGTAGTTTCCTGTTGCACGATATATTCCTGCTAAATTGTCGAGGCTAGTAGCTAAGTCTATCTGCAAACCTGATTCATTTTGTAGCTCAATCGCCTTACGCCAATACTTTATTGCTAGTTCTTGTTCTTCTTGATAATTCTGAGACTCACCCCGCTCTAATCTGCTGCGGTAAATATCACCTAATCTTGAGTATAAAGTAGCCAAACTGCGGTCTTTAGTTCCCTGTTCCTGTTCTACTTTCTCAATTAAGCCTTGTAAATCTTGGATGGGCAAGAAAAACGAGTTATCTTCATTAGTATCTGTGCTGGCTAATTCCGTATCTCTAAAAACAAAACGTATATGTTCTAATTCTTTACCAGGAATAGCATTCGTCTTTTTAGATTCAAACCGAAATACACCATTGCGCCAACTCCAAAAATCAGGGGCTTTTTTAATCAGGTTGACTAAAATTTGGTTAGTTACCCAAAGCACGATCGCAAACGGAAACTCGCGCAATCCTTCCCTTGTCCACTGTAAGTAACCAAAAAATTTCTCCTGTTCCGATTGCTCATTTCCCAATCTGAGAAAATAAAGTTGTTCAGCACCCGTCACAGTAATCACCGCCGGGTTCTGCTGACGGAGATATTCTTCTTGTTGTAGCAGTTGGTTAAGAGCAGCTTTTAGGCTCGGTTCCTGACGTGCTAAAGTCTCTCGATATGC
It includes:
- a CDS encoding tetratricopeptide repeat protein, encoding MLNEELFDEGENQDAYDDLIVSIEAQKRGLNLLIAVCDDASFRDEIIAQYEAELQPAFRAYRETLARQEPSLKAALNQLLQQEEYLRQQNPAVITVTGAEQLYFLRLGNEQSEQEKFFGYLQWTREGLREFPFAIVLWVTNQILVNLIKKAPDFWSWRNGVFRFESKKTNAIPGKELEHIRFVFRDTELASTDTNEDNSFFLPIQDLQGLIEKVEQEQGTKDRSLATLYSRLGDIYRSRLERGESQNYQEEQELAIKYWRKAIELQNESGLQIDLATSLDNLAGIYRATGNYSEAEPLYQQALELRKRLLGENHPSFATSLNNLAGLYKSTGQYTKAELLYQEALELRKHLLGENHADVVASLNNLALLYDEQGRYEEAEPLYLQSLELEKRLVGENHLSFTFILNNLALLYYHQGRYTEAEPLSQQAIELDKRFLGEDNPDVATDLHNLGLIYRAQGRYDQAESLFLESLELKQRLLQKAHPLLADTIYALGYMYREQGRYNEAEPLCIKALELDKHLLGENHPNVAESLNNLAEIYRETGRYDEAEPLYLQALDICERVWGVNHIRSLTVRENLEKLSVAMREN